The Microbacterium esteraromaticum genome contains the following window.
CGCTGCGACCTCATACGGGGAGTCGGTGGCAGGCGAGATCGCCGGTGACCTCGCCGGTGCGGGAACGCTCGTGATCTCAGGAGGCGCATACGGCATCGACGGCGCGGCCCACCGTGCCGCCCTGGGCGCGGGAGGCCGGACGGTCGCGTTTCTTGCCGGCGGTGTCGACCGTGCGTACCCCGTCGGGCACCAGCAATTGTTCGACCGCATTCGGGCTGCAGGAGCCGTACTGAGTGAGGTGCCGTGTGGGGCCGCGCCGACCAAGTGGCGGTTCCTGGCGCGCAACCGCATGATCGCCGCTGCCGGTATGGCGACCGTGGTCATCGAAGCGGGGTGGCGCAGCGGTTCCCTCAACACGGCCGGGCACGCTGCCAGCCTCGGGCGACCGCTCGGCGCGGTGCCCGGGCCGGTGACCTCTGCCGCCTCGGCCGGTTGCCATCGCCTGCTGCGTGAGTACGACGCGGTGTGCGTGACCAGCGCGGAAGACGTCAGAGAGCTCTGGGGTGAGGCGTCGACACCCCGGACATCGTCCGACTCCGAGCATCCCGACCGGATCCGCCTGCGTGATGCGCTCAGTACGCGAACGCCTCGTGATGCGCAGGAGATCGCCCGCAACAGCGGCCTGTCCGTGGAACGCGTGCGCGGACTCCTCGGGCTTCTCGCGCTCGACGGCGAGGTGTCGCAGCGCAACGGAGGGTGGCTACGCAGTACATGACGGCGCGGCAGCCCGCGGCGAGTTCGGGTCCGCGGCATCCTGGACTGATGCGGTACTCAGCGGCTGTGCAGGCGTTCTGCGACCACCTCGAACACGTGCGTCGCCTCTCGTCGGCGACGGTGCGTGCGTACCGCTCCGACCTCGCCGATCTCGGACGCGTGCTGGCCGCTGACGATCTCACCACGATCGATCTCGAGGTACTGCGCGAATGGTTATGGCAGGCCACCCAGCGCGGTGACGCCCGGTCGACGCTCGCCCGGCGGGCCGCGGCCGTGCGGTCGTTCTTCGGCTGGGCACAGGAGAACGACCTGATCGACAC
Protein-coding sequences here:
- the dprA gene encoding DNA-processing protein DprA produces the protein MTQTLVHLIDDIDVRRAAERLRPDADTVETAARAAWSVLVEPGDGVAGALISAFGAPQALRIALGEPRLLPPNVISPRELTEALARWRPRARPEAVHEALTSCQHVGGGLLLPRDAQWPAGLDDLGVHAPVALWTRGDLTALECTTSAAIVGARAATSYGESVAGEIAGDLAGAGTLVISGGAYGIDGAAHRAALGAGGRTVAFLAGGVDRAYPVGHQQLFDRIRAAGAVLSEVPCGAAPTKWRFLARNRMIAAAGMATVVIEAGWRSGSLNTAGHAASLGRPLGAVPGPVTSAASAGCHRLLREYDAVCVTSAEDVRELWGEASTPRTSSDSEHPDRIRLRDALSTRTPRDAQEIARNSGLSVERVRGLLGLLALDGEVSQRNGGWLRST